The window CGCGATGGCACCCGTCCCCGTCCCGAGGTCCAGTACCACGTCGTCCGGGCGGAGGGGGCGTGCCGGGCGCATCGCACTCTCGGCGGTGCCGCGAGCGTGCTCGACGACGAGCCCCGCGCAGGCCTCGTACTCGGCCGACTTGTCTGCGTCGTAGGAATCGGCCGCCTCGTCGAACCGCGCGGCGTGCTCGTCAATCGACTTCTTCATACCGACCCCTGTGGACGCCGGGGGCTATGAAATCCTCGCCGAGTCGCTCGCGGTTGCGCGCGGCGAGTCGCCCCCACTCGCGAAGTCCCGCCGACACCCGTTCGGGGTCGAACCCGACGACCTCGCCCACCGCCCGGAGGTCGCGTGGCGACCGGAGTTCGAGATGCGAGGTCGGGTCCGCGCTCACGACGAACGGGGCGTCGTAGTGTGCGACGATCTCCCGTTGCTTGCGGAGTCCCCTGACGGCCTGCACCCGCTTGCCTCCCGTTCGCCGGAGCACGCGCGAGAGGTCGAACTCGAGTCGGACGCCGTTCCGCGCCGCCGCCTTCACCAGCACGTGATTCAGGTCGCCCTCACCGCGGGTCGGGTGCGCCAGCACGTCCACGCGTGGGTCCTCGACCGCCCAGCGGTTCAGCGACCCCCCGTGGACACAGACGATGACGCGCTCGTCCCGGTACCGCGAGAGGAGGGTGCCGGCCTGTCCGCGGTCGTCCGTCCGTATCTCGACGGCCGGCACCACGTCGATGTCGTACGCGTCGATGACGCGGTCGGGAGCGTAGGCGCCGCCACCGGGGTCCTCGGGCGGTTCCTCGGCCGGCGTCGCGTCGGCGTCCCCGTGGTTACGGACGACGACGCCGGCGTAGCCGGACTCGGCCGCG of the Haloglomus salinum genome contains:
- a CDS encoding RNase P subunit p30 family protein; amino-acid sequence: MALTAAESGYAGVVVRNHGDADATPAEEPPEDPGGGAYAPDRVIDAYDIDVVPAVEIRTDDRGQAGTLLSRYRDERVIVCVHGGSLNRWAVEDPRVDVLAHPTRGEGDLNHVLVKAAARNGVRLEFDLSRVLRRTGGKRVQAVRGLRKQREIVAHYDAPFVVSADPTSHLELRSPRDLRAVGEVVGFDPERVSAGLREWGRLAARNRERLGEDFIAPGVHRGRYEEVD